In one Lolium rigidum isolate FL_2022 chromosome 3, APGP_CSIRO_Lrig_0.1, whole genome shotgun sequence genomic region, the following are encoded:
- the LOC124704267 gene encoding auxin-responsive protein IAA13-like codes for MAGADVDVGTELRLGLPGGGAEAAKTTKRGYEDTIDLKLTLPTGGSMKEDAASKPEQAAEKAKSDPEKPPAPKAQAVGWPPVRSYRRNAMTVQSVKIKKEEETEKQQPVAAAATAGGNGSAFVKVSMDGAPYLRKVDLKMYNTYKDLSIALQKMFSTFTATGNEGKMVEAVNGSDVVTTYEDKDGDWMLVGDVPWEMFVASCKRLRIMKSSEAIGLAPRAKDKYKTKS; via the exons ATGGCTGGCGCCGACGTCGACGTCGGAACGGAGCTCCGGCTCGGGCTGCCGGGAGGCGGCGCCGAGGCGGCCAAGACCACGAAGAGGGGCTATGAGGACACCATTGACTTGAAGCTGACGCTCCCCACCGGCGGCAGCATGAAGGAAGACGCCGCCAGCAAGCCGGAACAGGCCGCCGAGAAGGCCAAGAGCGACCCCGAGAAGCCACCTGCTCCCAA GGCACAAGCTGTGGGTTGGCCACCAGTCCGATCCTACCGCAGGAACGCCATGACCGTGCAGTCTgtgaagatcaagaaggaagaggaaACCGAGAAGCAGCagcctgttgctgctgctgctactgctggTGGCAACGGCTCTGCCTTTGTGAAGGTGAGCATGGATGGCGCGCCCTACCTGCGCAAGGTGGATCTGAAGATGTACAACACCTACAAGGACCTCTCCATTGCTCTGCAGAAGATGTTCAGCACCTTCACTGCAACTG GGAATGAGGGGAAGATGGTTGAGGCAGTGAATGGTTCAGATGTTGTTACTACTTACGAAGACAAGGATGGCGACTGGATGCTTGTTGGAGATGTCCCGTGGGA GAtgtttgtggcttcatgcaaacGCTTGAGGATCATGAAGAGTTCCGAAGCCATCGGTCTTG CACCAAGGGCCAAGGACAAGTACAAGACCAAGAGCTAA
- the LOC124704265 gene encoding protein transport protein sec23-1-like: MDFAELEAVEGLRWPWHSWPPTPSAAEALVVPTAVLCAPLHPTAPDLLPILPYPPLRCATRTCAAALNPFSRVNHAAARWSCAFCGAAANPYPRHLSPDAIPAELFPTHSSVEYTLPPDPAEGGGGGGPPAIVFVIDAATDGDELAALKAEVLRVVQGLPERVRVALVTFAASVWVHDLGFEGCARVVVFNGERELESEKIQQLLGVRHSRYSKLAALKATEVQRFLLPVSECEFSITSAIEDLSSMSACPRGHRPLRATGAAISTAIALLEGCCSSNTGGRIIVFTSGPTTVGPGLVVETDLGKAIRSHRDIFNANVPLIEKAQDFYKKVAKRLTDSALVLDLLACSLDQVGAAELRYPVEVSGGLMVLAESFESEQFKSCLRQTFKREGTDYLNMNFNATIEIVTSREVKICGALGPCISLHRKNSSVSDKEIGEGGTNCWKMSTLNNKTCIAFFFRVDCSHSTERNSEPPTVFFIQFMTRYRHGDGSYRLRVTTVARRWAGPRSPEIAEGFDQEAAAAVMARIAVHRAETYHVRDVIRWLDKMLIRFTAKFGNYVPEDPSTFRLSTNFSLYPQFMYYLRRSQFIDVVNSSPDETAFFRLMLNREGVVGSLIMIQPTLFQYSFDGPPIPVLLDVSSISPDVILLFDSYFYIVIHYGSKIAQWRKLGYHKDPNHENLRKLLEAPEVDAEALLADRFPVPKLIKCDQHGSQARFLLARLNPSVTQKSQLSEGSEVIFTDDICLQVFIDHLQELAVQG; this comes from the exons ATGGACTTCGCGGAGCTGGAGGCGGTGGAGGGCCTGCGCTGGCCGTGGCACTCGTGGCCGCCGACGCCGTCCGCCGCGGAGGCGCTGGTCGTGCCCACCGCGGTGCTCTGcgcgccgctccacccgacggcgCCCGACCTGCTCCCGATCCTGCCCTACCCGCCGCTCCGCTGCGCCACCCGCACCTGCGCCGCCGCCCTCAACCCCTTCTCCCGCGTCAACCACGCCGCCGCGCGCTGGTCCTGCGCCTTCtgcggcgccgccgccaacccCTACCCGCGCCACCTCTCCCCCGACGCCATCCCCGCCGAGCTCTTCCCCACCCACTCCAGCGTCGAGTACACGCTCCCCCCCGACCCcgccgagggcggcggcggcggtggcccgcccGCGATCGTCTTCGTCATCGATGCGGCCACGGACGGGGACGAGCTCGCCGCGCTCAAGGCGGAGGTGCTCAGGGTCGTGCAGGGCTTGCCGGAGAGGGTCAGGGTGGCGCTTGTCACCTTCGCCGCCTCCGTGTGGGTCCACGATCTCGGCTTCGAGGGCTGCGCCAGGGTCGTCGTGTTCAACGGGGAGCGTGAGCTCGAGTCGGAAAAG ATACAGCAACTTCTAGGTGTTCGACATTCACGATACAGCAAGTTGGCTGCACTGAAGGCCACTGAAGTGCAGAGATTTTTGTTACCTGTTTCTGAATGTGAATTTAGCATCACATCTGCAATAGAGGACCTGAGCTCTATGTCTGCTTGCCCACGTGGGCATCGCCCATTAAGAGCCACTGGTGCTGCTATTTCCACAGCTATTGCTCTTCTGGAAGGTTGCTGCTCGTCTAACACTGGTGGCCGGATTATAGTTTTTACATCTGGTCCCACGACAGTCGGTCCAGGACTTGTGGTGGAAACCGATCTTGGGAAAGCAATTCGTTCGCATCGTGACATTTTCAATGCCAATGTGCCTCTCATTGAAAAAGCACAGGACTTCTATAAGAAAGTTGCCAAGAGATTAACAGATAGTGCATTAGTTCTTGATCTGTTGGCTTGCTCTCTTGATCAGGTTGGGGCTGCAGAACTGAGGTATCCAGTTGAAGTGTCTGGTGGCTTAATGGTGCTTGCAGAGTCATTTGAGTCTGAACAGTTCAAAAGCTGTTTAAGGCAAACTTTCAAGCGTGAGGGTACTGATTACCTTAACATGAACTTTAATGCAACGATTGAGATAGTGACATCAAGGGAGGTCAAGATTTGTGGTGCTCTTGGTCCCTGCATCTCCCTCCACAGAAAAAATAGCTCAGTTAGTGATAAAGAAATTGGTGAGGGTGGGACAAATTGTTGGAAAATGAGTACACTGAACAACAAAACCTGTATTGCTTTCTTCTTCCGAGTTGATTGTAGCCATAGTACTGAGCGCAACAGTGAGCCCCCAACTGTCTTCTTTATTCAGTTTATGACAAGGTACCGACATGGTGATGGTAGCTATCGCCTAAGGGTAACAACTGTTGCGAGAAGATGGGCTGGACCTCGATCTCCTGAAATTGCTGAAGGGTTTGATCAGGAAGCTGCTGCAGCAGTTATGGCCAGGATTGCTGTTCACAGAGCAGAGACATACCATGTTAGAGATGTAATACGGTGGCTCGACAAGATGCTTATTCGCTTCACTGCTAAGTTTGGAAACTATGTCCCTGAAGATCCATCTACATTTCGGTTGTCAACTAATTTCTCTCTGTATCCGCAGTTCATGTACTACCTTCGAAGGTCACAGTTCATTGATGTTGTCAACAGCTCTCCTGATGAAACTGCTTTCTTCCGGTTGATGTTGAATAGGGAGGGAGTTGTGGGATCTCTAATCATGATCCAGCCAACTTTATTCCAGTACTCATTTGACGGACCACCCATTCCTGTGCTGCTAGATGTCAGCTCCATTTCTCCTGATGTCATTTTGCTATTTGATTCGTACTTCTATATAGTGATTCATTATGGCTCGAAGATTGCTCAGTGGAGGAAGCTTGGCTATCATAAAGACCCAAACCATGAAAACTTAAGGAAGCTGCTTGAAGCACCAGAAGTTGACGCAGAGGCACTATTGGCAGACCGATTTCCGGTGCCAAAACTCATAAAATGTGATCAGCATGGGAGCCAGGCCAGATTTTTACTAGCCCGGTTGAATCCATCTGTGACACAGAAGTCACAGCTCTCTGAAGGATCTGAAGTCATATTCACCGACGATATTTGTTTGCAAGTCTTCATTGATCACTTGCAGGAGTTGGCTGTTCAGGGCTAG